The Pseudomonas allokribbensis genome has a window encoding:
- a CDS encoding isocitrate lyase/PEP mutase family protein yields the protein MTRLSHQDLRRNFRQLLASDTCYHTASVFDPMSARIAADLGFEVGILGGSVASLQVLGAPDFALITLSEFAEQATRIGRVAQLPVIADADHGYGNALNVMRTIVELERAGVAALTIEDTLLPAQFGRKSTDLISVAEGVGKIRAALEARVDSEMAIIARTNAGILPNQEIISRTRQYQAAGADGICMVGIQDFDQLEQIAEHLTVPLMLVTYGNPALRDDKRLAELGVRVTIDGHGAYFAAIKATYDSLREQRQIFTQASDLSATELTHTYTQPEEYILWAKEYMSVKE from the coding sequence ATGACCAGGCTTTCTCATCAAGATTTGCGCCGTAACTTCCGTCAGCTGCTGGCTTCCGACACCTGCTATCACACCGCCTCGGTGTTCGATCCGATGTCCGCCCGCATCGCCGCTGACCTGGGTTTTGAAGTAGGGATTCTCGGCGGCTCGGTCGCCTCGTTGCAGGTACTGGGCGCCCCGGACTTTGCCTTGATCACCCTCAGCGAATTCGCTGAACAGGCCACCCGAATCGGCCGCGTCGCCCAATTGCCGGTGATCGCCGACGCCGACCACGGCTACGGCAATGCCCTGAACGTGATGCGCACCATCGTCGAACTGGAACGCGCCGGCGTCGCCGCGCTGACCATCGAAGACACCCTGCTGCCGGCACAATTCGGCCGTAAATCCACCGACCTGATCTCGGTCGCCGAAGGCGTCGGCAAGATCCGCGCGGCACTGGAAGCCCGAGTCGACTCGGAAATGGCGATCATCGCCCGGACCAACGCCGGCATCCTGCCGAATCAGGAAATCATCAGCCGCACCCGCCAATACCAGGCCGCTGGCGCCGACGGTATCTGCATGGTCGGCATCCAGGACTTCGATCAGCTCGAGCAAATCGCCGAACACCTGACCGTCCCGTTGATGCTGGTCACCTACGGCAACCCGGCGCTGCGCGACGACAAACGCCTGGCCGAACTGGGTGTGCGCGTGACCATCGACGGCCACGGCGCTTACTTCGCGGCGATCAAGGCCACTTACGACAGCCTGCGCGAACAGCGCCAGATCTTCACCCAGGCCTCGGACCTGAGCG